In the Cellvibrio sp. KY-GH-1 genome, AATCTGGATGTAATTATTATCGAAAGCGGTGGCGATAATCTTGCCGCCACCTTCAGCCCGGAATTATCGGATTTGACCCTCTATGTGATCGACGTTTCTGCCGGCGATAAAATTCCGCGCAAAGGCGGCCCGGGTATTACAAAATCGGATTTGTTGGTCATCAACAAAATTGATTTGGCTCCGCTGGTGGGCGCGGATTTAGGTGTGATGGATCGCGACGCGAAAAAAATGCGCAACGACAAGCCATTTATTTTCAGCAATTTAAAAGATGGCACCGGCGTCGCCGACATAGTTGCTTTTATTACTACCCAGGGCATGTTGAGCCCGAAAACTGCCAACTAACTTGCGTGGAGCTGTTATGAAAAAATTGATGAATTCTTGCGTGAAAAAATCCTGGCTCCCGGCCTTATTAGCGCTGATCGCCACCCCGACATTCGCCCACACAGGCGATCACAGCAGCGGTTTTGCGGCTGGATTTATTCATCCCTTTACCGGCCTGGATCATCTGGCGGCCATGTTGTTGCTCGGCGTTTGGTTTGCACTGCTCGCGCGCCGCATGGCAATCAAAAGTGGTTTGGCGAGTGTAGGAATTTTTG is a window encoding:
- the ureG gene encoding urease accessory protein UreG, translating into MNNAQPQKPALRLGIGGPVGSGKTALVKTLCGELKDIFNIAVITNDIYTREDAEFLMRHNALDHDRIIGVETGGCPHTAIREDASMNLSAVAELNERFENLDVIIIESGGDNLAATFSPELSDLTLYVIDVSAGDKIPRKGGPGITKSDLLVINKIDLAPLVGADLGVMDRDAKKMRNDKPFIFSNLKDGTGVADIVAFITTQGMLSPKTAN